The Oryzias melastigma strain HK-1 linkage group LG13, ASM292280v2, whole genome shotgun sequence genome window below encodes:
- the mlf1 gene encoding myeloid leukemia factor 1, which translates to MFNTMLRDFEDDPFFSDPFHAHREHVHRMMRSFSEPFGASLMPSVTDGGNRGRHVADPFTSSSLALRNDHRDLMRNPFGMFDNMMTNIRNTMEGMHRNFDNQSTDSNTHSFSSSSVMTYSKVGDEPPKVFQATSSTRQAPGGIKETRRALKDSDSGLEQMSIGHYIQDRAHVVEKKYNKKTGQKEFNQDFQNLDESEAQCFDEEWQQELSKFKPSRPRQSLREPQPRTAIRAALPAPDHGKRDQQRQTSGSRDKAQGSVKTNP; encoded by the exons atgttcaacacCATGCTGAGGGACTTTGAAGACGACCCGTTTTTCTC AGACCCTTTTCACGCTCACAGGGAGCATGTCCACCGCATGATGCGCAGCTTTTCTGAGCCATTCGGTGCTTCTTTAATGCCCAGTGTTACGGATGGGGGGAACCGAGGACGACATGTGGCAGATCCTTTCACATCGTCCTCCCTGGCCCTGAGAAATGACCACAGG GATCTGATGAGGAATCCTTTTGGGATGTTTGACAACATGATGACCAACATAAGGAACACGATGGAGGGAATGCACAGGAACTTC GACAACCAGTCCACAGATTCAAACACCCACTCGTTCAGCTCCTCATCAGTTATGACATACTCAAAAGTGGGTGATGAGCCTCCAAAGGTCTTTCAGGCCACCTCCTCAACACGCCAAGCCCCTGGAGGA atcaAGGAGACTCGCCGGGCACTGAAAGATTCTGACAGTGGACTGGAGCAGATGAGTATCGGTCACTACATCCAAGACAGAGCACATGTCGTTGAGAAGAAgtataacaagaaaacaggGCAGAAGGAGTTCAACCAAGACTTTCAGAACCTGGATGAGT CTGAAGCGCAGTGTTTTGATGAGGAGTGGCAGCAAGAGTTGTCCAAGTTTAAGCCATCACGCCCCCGGCAAAGTTTAAGGGAACCTCAACCCCGTACTGCTATCCGGGCAGCGCTTCCTGCTCCTGACCACGGCAAAAG AGACCAACAAAGACAGACATCTGGGAGTAGAGACAAAGCCCAAGGTTCAGTAAAGACAAATCCCTAA